The following coding sequences lie in one Benincasa hispida cultivar B227 chromosome 6, ASM972705v1, whole genome shotgun sequence genomic window:
- the LOC120079699 gene encoding chlorophyll a-b binding protein CP26, chloroplastic codes for MASLAASTAAASLGVSEMLRNPLSFSGASARSAPSASSPATFKTVALFGKKPAAPSKPKPSAVSPVNDELAKWYGPDRRIFLPDGLLDRSEIPEYLNGEVPGDYGYDPFGLSKKPEDFSKYQAFELIHARWAMLGAAGFIIPEAFNKFGANCGPEAVWFKTGALLLDGNTLNYFGNNIPINLIVAVIAEVVLVGGAEYYRIINGLNFEDKLHPGGPFDPLGLADDPDQAAILKVKEIKNGRLAMFAMLGFYFQAYVTGEGPVENLAKHLSDPFGNNLLTVISGNAERVPTL; via the exons ATGGCTTCTTTGGCAGCCTCCACCGCCGCCGCCTCCCTCGGGGTCTCCGAAATGCTGAGAAATCCTCTTAGCTTCTCCGGTGCCTCCGCTAGATCGGCTCCCTCTGCTTCTAGCCCGGCCACCTTCAAAACCGTCGCGCTTTTCGGGAAGAAGCCCGCTGCACCATCCAAGCCGAAGCCCTCCGCTGTCTCTCCAGTCAATGACGAGCTCGCCAAGTGGTATG GTCCGGACAGAAGGATTTTCTTGCCCGATGGGTTGTTGGACCGATCGGAGATCCCCGAGTACTTGAACGGAGAAGTCCCCGGCGA CTACGGTTATGACCCCTTTGGACTCAGCAAGAAACCAGAAGACTTCAGCaa ATACCAAGCATTTGAATTGATTCATGCAAGATGGGCCATGCTTGGAGCTGCTGGTTTCATCATCCCTGAGGCCTTCAACAAATTCGGCGCTAACTGCGGCCCCGAGGCTGTCTGGTTCAAG ACTGGAGCTCTGCTTCTTGATGGAAACACATTGAATTACTTTGGAAACAACATTCCCATCAACCTCATTGTCGCCGTCATTGCTGAGGTTGTTCTTGTTGGTGGTGCTGAATATTACAGAATCATCAACGGCTTG AACTTTGAGGACAAGCTTCACCCGGGAGGGCCGTTCGACCCGTTGGGGCTAGCGGACGACCCGGACCAGGCAGCGATCTTGAAGGTGAAGGAGATCAAGAATGGGAGATTGGCAATGTTTGCAATGCTAGGGTTTTACTTCCAAGCATATGTGACAGGAGAAGGGCCAGTGGAGAATTTGGCAAAGCATTTGAGTGATCCTTTTGGAAACAACTTGCTCACAGTCATTTCAGGGAATGCTGAAAGAGTTCCAACTCTTTAA
- the LOC120079700 gene encoding uncharacterized protein LOC120079700, with protein MASAVSGFSLLNLKPHPLLSKPTNVSLYFGKRAPSLQIRADSMATETLGIKVEKNPPESKLTELGVRKWPKWGCGPSKFPWTYSDKETCYLLEGKVKVTPAGSEESVEIGAGDLVVFPKGMSCTWDVSVAVDKHYNFG; from the exons ATGGCTTCCGCTGTGAGCGGCTTCTCATTACTAAATTTAAAGCCACACCCTCTTCTCAGTAAACCTACAAACGTTTCTTTGTACTTTGGGAAAAGGGCACCGTCTCTTCAAATTCGAGCAGATTCCATGGCTACTGAGACGCTGGGGATCAAAGTTGAGAAGAATCCACCTGAATCCAAGCTTACCGAACTCGGCGTTCGTAAATGGCCCAA GTGGGGGTGCGGGCCGAGCAAATTCCCATGGACATATTCGGACAAAGAGACTTGCTATCTGCTTGAAGGAAAGGTAAAGGTTACTCCTGCTGGATCAGAGGAATCTGTTGAGATTGGCGCTGGAGATTTGGTTGTGTTCCCAAAGGGAATGAGCTGCACTTGGGATGTCTCAGTTGCTGTGGATAAGCACTATAACTTTGGTTAG